One Gimesia aquarii DNA segment encodes these proteins:
- a CDS encoding Hsp20/alpha crystallin family protein has translation MNRQDSNEERGEMAHPGQYVFTPPIDIYETEAGLVLYADLPGVSVGSLELQVQDNKLTLLGKVEPQIPEGAQPLHQEYEVGNYLRSFILSGEIVHSEIEAKLTNGVLRIFLPKAPKAEPRRIQVNTG, from the coding sequence ATGAATCGACAAGACAGTAATGAAGAACGAGGGGAAATGGCTCATCCCGGTCAATATGTTTTCACTCCCCCGATTGATATCTATGAAACAGAAGCCGGTCTTGTGCTGTATGCCGATCTTCCCGGAGTTTCTGTCGGTTCACTTGAATTACAGGTTCAGGACAACAAGCTCACATTACTGGGTAAAGTGGAACCTCAAATTCCCGAAGGAGCGCAACCACTGCATCAAGAATATGAAGTAGGAAATTATCTGCGTTCATTCATTCTCAGTGGAGAAATTGTGCATAGTGAAATTGAAGCGAAGCTGACAAATGGTGTCTTGCGTATTTTCCTTCCCAAAGCCCCTAAAGCAGAACCCCGTAGAATTCAGGTCAATACTGGCTGA
- a CDS encoding Hsp20/alpha crystallin family protein, with protein sequence MPIFRWEQSWNPLRDLEREVDRLVQGVEFSVQGIRMPRQYPAVNIFELAHEYLITAELPGMLAEDLELTIANSVLTLKGHRNPPEIADGEISEERFRRQERTFGEWQRSISIPDRISEEHLSAEFNEGVLKIHLPKLEEEQPRQIPVSSGE encoded by the coding sequence ATGCCAATTTTTCGTTGGGAACAATCTTGGAACCCGCTCAGAGATTTGGAGCGAGAAGTAGACCGTCTGGTTCAGGGGGTCGAATTCTCAGTTCAAGGGATCCGTATGCCCCGACAATATCCTGCGGTCAATATTTTTGAACTGGCTCACGAATATCTCATCACCGCAGAACTTCCCGGAATGCTGGCAGAAGACCTGGAATTGACGATTGCAAACAGTGTGCTCACTCTGAAAGGCCATCGTAATCCTCCTGAGATCGCCGATGGAGAGATCTCAGAAGAACGCTTCCGTCGTCAAGAACGAACCTTTGGAGAATGGCAGCGATCTATCAGTATTCCTGATCGAATTTCTGAAGAACATCTTTCAGCAGAATTTAACGAAGGGGTCCTTAAAATCCATCTACCCAAACTCGAAGAAGAGCAACCCCGCCAAATTCCTGTGAGCTCTGGGGAATAG